The Erythrolamprus reginae isolate rEryReg1 chromosome 3, rEryReg1.hap1, whole genome shotgun sequence genome contains a region encoding:
- the LRRCC1 gene encoding leucine-rich repeat and coiled-coil domain-containing protein 1 isoform X1 has product MLSGAVGAVTARRAGWAGFKAEGGNRRGSGLGRRSLSGGGGMAEVCATPGELSLMDKGIKSLDELPLSSELHTLNLHCNLISRIESLDHLLNLQHLDLSSNRIHWIEGLSCLANLRSLNLACNLITKVEGLENLYNLTKLNLSYNRIDDLSGLLHLRGPNYKINQIELHSNCVNNVNHLLQCLSGLQYLTNLTLEKNGKSNPVCAKIGYREILLQALPQLTILDGKNIFGELINLMEPNSSDLKCLEDLLSCLVSSSYTDEEETYANLPIITPHIDQVLAQFRQRTKILPWTTTSSSTEIISSSEPEKNKFDNDSRIKKLEEQISHLLQKVTNSSKANVTLKAKKETDFTSESGSESGKENRKGTKRGKLTNYRKSTLSSKLRSQKGKLSAREQEKDFIKPKFQESHIKEQESSSPASEITSLKIVGETVKKLGGPKSQMRKQNVDTGIQEEFTYRALIQELDQEREKRWKAEQAEKKLSESIKQLQSQAKEEKDIQSVAVYTTDRLRELILRERNAKTKLQIDFQQLKEEAEKLGKELERSKQKGEDQQKALWTLEEAVSKLESQKAYQQASEMKRIQTAELKASASEREVQLLRISVQQQKEKVEQVHELLTLREQEHRKELETRVRLNGSEFQEALSKEVAREEQRHKGHIKELQEKHHLLKQKYKDLEDEFRVALTIEAKRFSEVKEGFDRLTAELAEHKQVLLRSQQKEKQSASLIHELTSVVKEQKDKITGLSKAKQDIVYNLKTRIQTLENMVEEDQQKTIQLELLKQEKSKLISQVTAQESVIDGLKAERKIWGEELAQQGASLAQDRGKLEAKIEVLTSETEALKKQNGSLNDALQIKSKIVEDQTETIRKLKEASQNRDEQIRKLREENIEIQKRLQVQLQAKDAELDNLLEKLERQNERKEELKHQLQEKDAELSNIKESYSVMNKKWQDKGGLLSKLEAQVKQMKENFDIREQQLREERDKSLQAQKIMNEKLHSVDDAFRRQHESTIAAHQVELLQLANEKQKQVAAANEKVYHVEEEMRQLLQETAKNKKTMEEKIKWLTVALSDIQQGF; this is encoded by the exons ATGCTCAGCGGTGCCGTTGGCGCAGTCACAGCGAGGAGGGCCGGGTGGGCGGGGTTCAAAGCGGAGGGCGGCAATCGCCGCGGTTCAGGGCTAGGGAGAAGGTCGCTAAGCGGAGGCGGCGGCATGGCGGAGGTCTGCGCGACTCCCGGGGAGCTCAGCCTCATGGATAAAGGCATCAAGAG TTTAGACGAGCTGCCTTTAAGTTCAGAGCTTCACACACTCAACTTGCATTGTAACCTGATCTCCAGAATTGAAAGCCTTGATCACCTGTTGAACTTACAACATCTAGATCTCTCGTCAAATCGTATACATTGGATTGAAGGGCTAAGTTGCCTTGCAAACCTGCGTTCCTTAAATTTAGCTTGCAACTTGATAACAAAAGTTGAAG GGCTGGAAAATCTATATAATTTAACTAAACTGAATTTATCTTACAACCGTATAGATGACCTTTCAG GACTTCTACATCTTCGAGGACCCAACTATAAAATTAATCAAATTGAACTTCACAGCAACTGTGTGAATAATGTTAACCATTTACTTCAGTGccttagtggcctgcaatacttgACTAATCTTACTTTGGAGAAGAATGGAAAAAGTAACCCCGTGTGTGCCAAAATAG GCTACAGAGAGATTCTCCTTCAGGCTTTACCTCAGCTGACCATTTTGGATGGGAAGAATATATTTGGTGAACTGATTAACTTAATGGAACCAAACTCATCTGATTTGAAGTGCTTGGAAGATCTCTTAAGCTGTTTAGTTTCATCCAGTTATACAGATGAAGAAGAG aCTTATGCTAATTTGCCAATAATAACACCACATATTGATCAAGTATTAGCCCAATTTCGCCAGAGGACAAAGATATTACCTTGGACTACCACTAGCTCTTCCACTGAAATAATATCGTCTTCTGagccagaaaaaaataaatttgataatgaCTCAAGGATAAAAAAACTAGAAGAACAGATATCTCACCTCCTACAAAAG gTTACTAATTCTTCAAAAGCTAATGTGACCCTGAAAGCCAAAAAAGAAACAGATTTTACTTCAGAGAGTGGTAGCGAAAGTggaaaagagaatagaaaagGTACTAAACGGGGCAAGTTGACTAATTATCGGAAAAGCACTTTATCAAGCAAGCTCCGTTCTCAAAAGGGCAAACTGTCAGCCAG agaacaagagaaagatttCATCAAGCCTAAATTTCAAGAATCCCACATCAAAGAGCAAGAAAGTTCAAGCCCAGCTTCAGAAATTACAAGTTTGAAAATAGTGGGGGAAACAGTTAAAAAACTGGGTGGGCCGAAAAGTCAAATGAGAAAACAAAATGTGGATACTGGTATTCAAGAAGAATTCACTTACAGG GCACTAATTCAAGAACTAGatcaggagagagagaagcgatGGAAAGCTGAACAAGCCGAAAAGAAACTGAGTGAAAGCATTAAGCAGCTACAGAGCCAGGCCAAAGAAGAAAAGGATATTCAAAGCGTAGCTGTTTACACTACAGATAG GCTAAGGGAGCTGATTTTGAGAGAAAGAAACGCAAAAACGAAACTACAGATTGATTTTCAGCAGCTAAAAGAAGAAGCTGAAAAACTTGGTAAGGAGCTAGAGCGGTccaaacaaaaaggggaggatCAGCAAAAGGCCCTCTGGACTTTAGAAGAAGCTGTTTCCAAGCTGGAGTCACAAAAAGCATATCAGCAAGCCTCAGAG ATGAAAAGAATTCAAACTGCAGAACTTAAAGCATCGGCATCTGAGAGAGAAGTACAGTTACTTCGAATATCTGTTCAGCAACAAAAAGAAAAGGTGGAACAAGTCCATGAACTCCTAACGCTAAGAGAGCAGGAACACAG AAAAGAACTGGAAACCAGAGTAAGATTAAATGGCTCAGAATTTCAAGAAGCTCTGTCAAAAGAAGTAGCCAGAGAAGAACAGAGACATAAGGGCCATATTAAAGAATTACAGGAAAAACATCATCTattaaaacagaaatataaaGATCTAGAGGATGAGTTCCGTGTAGCCTTAACTATAGAAGCCAAAAGATTTTCAGAG GTTAAAGAAGGCTTTGATAGACTTACTGCTGAGCTGGCAGAGCATAAACAAGTTCTTCTCCGCTCTCAGCAAAAGGAAAAGCAATCTGCTAGTTTGATCCATGAGCTGACATCTGTGGTGAAAGAACAAAAAGATAAAATCACAGGattaagcaaagcaaagcaagacATAGTGTACAACTTGAAA ACTCGGATACAAACTCTTGAAAATATGGTAGAGGAAGACCAGCAAAAGACTATTCAACTTGAGCTTCTTAAGCAGGAAAAGTCAAAACTTATTTCACAAGTGACAGCTCAGGAGTCTGTAATTGATGGATTAAAAGCAGAAAGAAAAATATGGGGAGAAGAGCTGGCACAACAAG GAGCTTCTCTTGCTCAAGATCGGGGGAAATTGGAAGCCAAAATAGAAGTTCTAACTAGTGAGACTGAAGCtttgaaaaaacaaaatggaTCTCTCAATGATGCTTTGCAGATTAAATCTAAAATTGTGGAAGATCAAACAGAaacaattagaaagctaaaagaa GCCTCACAGAACCGAGATGAGCAAATAAGAAAGCTTCGTGAAGAAAATATTGAAATACAGAAGAGACTTCAAGTACAACTACAGGCAAAAGATGCAGAGTTAGATAATTTATTGGAAAAATTAGAAAGACAaaatgagagaaaagaagaactgAAGCATCAATTGCAAGAAAAGGATGCTGAGCTCAGTAATATCAAAGAATCTTATAG tGTGATGAATAAAAAATGGCAAGATAAAGGAGGATTGCTGAGCAAGTTGGAAGCACAAGTTaaacaaatgaaagaaaactTTGATATCAGGGAGCAGCAGCTGAGAGAGGAAAGAGATAAAAGTCTTCAAGCTCAGAA